The Fusarium falciforme chromosome 7, complete sequence genome window below encodes:
- a CDS encoding MFS domain-containing protein has product MPVALRPYLTSCYSLDWALGQLLNAVIFRGTLTLPALWTYRVPFALQYDHTW; this is encoded by the exons ATGCCTGTAGCGCTTCGCCCTTACCTCACTAGCTGCTATTCGCTGGACTGG GCGCTGGGCCAACTTCTCAACGCGGTCATCTTTCGAGGTACCCTAACTCTGCCCGCTCTCTGGACGTACCGTGTTCCCTTTGCTCTCCAGTATGATCATACATGGTAG
- a CDS encoding RelA-SpoT domain-containing protein: protein MARKLLTDFVDNYDHGFYTQVAEIAEERCRKVLTEGGIPAIITSRAKRPDRLLEKLKGRDKEKNYQTQEDIKKDLVDLAGVRIALYFPSQRREVELLMLKVFANVDVKRLAGHTCDSTLTEEDGKYRNEFAGYRATHLRLELGTDRLPEDQLKYAGSKIEIQVASLLMHAWSEVEHDLAYKTLNGALSVEEVRMLDGINGLMRTGEVMLGQLKASMETRIANQIRPFGTHFEVGTFLQQYAPHDRAKEDYRLGSLSWFLYVLQQLKIDNPRALGAVLDSWKSNPTNLTKYPLVHSVVGYLFETNEQVEDPFSSPYSLQALDEELKGTETKKLSVLCRILAYACEPDTLGNVSLQGRDDQLRKAGVLTAGEEPNVSENDVTQVRKAVLDLWNWFATNESKEARLALGIGRSRGGKRAWRK from the coding sequence ATGGCTCGAAAGTTGCTCACCGACTTTGTCGACAACTACGACCATGGCTTCTACACCCAAGTAGCCGAGATTGCTGAAGAGCGTTGCCGCAAAGTTCTCACCGAAGGTGGTATCCCCGCCATCATCACTTCTCGCGCCAAGCGTCCTGACCGGCTCCTCGAAAAGCTCAAGGGCCGCGATAAAGAGAAGAACTACCAGACACAAGAAGACATCAAGAAAGATCTCGTTGATCTCGCTGGTGTCCGTATCGCCCTGTACTTTCCCAGCCAGCGGCGGGAGGTCGAGCTTTTGATGCTCAAGGTGTTCGCGAATGTCGATGTCAAGAGATTGGCAGGGCATACGTGTGACTCGACTCtgacggaggaggatggcaaGTACCGGAATGAGTTTGCGGGATACAGAGCGACGCATCTTCGCCTCGAACTTGGGACTGACCGATTGCCCGAGGACCAATTGAAGTACGCCGGGTCCAAGATCGAGATCCAAGTTGCCTCGCTGCTCATGCATGCTTGGTCCGAAGTGGAGCACGACCTCGCATACAAGACCCTCAACGGCGCGCTCTCTGTTGAAGAGGTCCGTATGCTGGACGGTATCAACGGACTGATGAGAACTGGTGAGGTCATGCTTGGCCAGCTGAAGGCGTCCATGGAGACACGCATTGCGAACCAGATAAGGCCGTTTGGAACCCATTTCGAGGTCGGCACTTTCTTGCAGCAGTATGCTCCCCACGACCGTGCCAAAGAAGATTACCGCCTGGGGTCGCTGTCATGGTTCCTCTACGTGCTgcagcagctcaagatcGACAATCCTCGTGCTCTTGGGGCGGTTCTTGACAGCTGGAAGAGTAATCCGACGAACCTGACCAAGTACCCTCTTGTGCATTCTGTTGTCGGTTACCTTTTCGAGACCAATGAACAAGTCGAGGATCCTTTCTCGTCGCCCTACTCTCTCCAAGCCCTGGATGAAGAGTTAAAGGGCACAGAGACGAAGAAGCTATCGGTCTTGTGTCGCATTCTGGCGTATGCCTGTGAGCCCGACACGCTTGGCAACGTGTCACTCCAAGGACGCGATGATCAGCTTCGGAAGGCGGGTGTTCTGACTGCTGGGGAAGAGCCAAATGTTTCTGAGAACGACGTGACACAGGTCAGGAAAGCAGTGCTGGATCTATGGAATTGGTTTGCGACGAATGAGTCCAAGGAAGCCCGGCTGGCATTGGGCATTGGCCGTTCGAGGGGAGGCAAGCGTGCTTGGAGAAAGTGA
- a CDS encoding MFS domain-containing protein: MAWAIGSLIAVDGFVATLLVLPVTFVLVSEIPSSLLRSKSVVIARNFYSVINILAGVMTPYMINPTAWNWGALTGFFWTGAGVIGFIFTFFMVPESKGRTTAEMDILFEQKVQVRKFKVTQISITHIDGDGLP, translated from the coding sequence ATGGCATGGGCTATTGGGTCTCTCATTGCAGTGGACGGCTTTGTGGCCACTCTTCTGGTTTTGCCCGTTACTTTCGTCTTGGTGTCCGAAATCCCGTCCTCGCTCCTTCGGAGTAAATCTGTTGTCATTGCACGAAATTTCTACTCGGTCATCAACATCCTTGCCGGCGTAATGACGCCATATATGATCAACCCGACTGCTTGGAACTGGGGCGCTCTGACTGGATTCTTCTGGACTGGAGCTGGTGTTATCGGATTCATCTTCACCTTCTTCATGGTCCCAGAGTCCAAAGGGAGGACCACTGCAGAGATGGACATTCTCTTTGAGCAAAAGGTTCAGGTCCGGAAATTCAAGGTTACCCAGATTTCCATTACTCACAtcgatggagatgggctcCCCTAA